From the genome of bacterium, one region includes:
- the thiL gene encoding thiamine-phosphate kinase: protein MTKLSGEFELIKHIAARAVRKEVICGIGDDAAVIKYGNKFLLLTTDTIVEHDHFSFSYFTPEQIGIKAIESNFSDIAAMGGVPLYVLVSLVLKSDSTMHMVEEIYKGMRNRCKKHNVDIIGGDTTHGNANVITITLIGETDKKHLCMRKDAKSGDLIFVTGLLGASTAGLHLFRKGINGFKVTKRCHTTPQSRLDVSWEIAGYANAMEDISDGLASELRNISEQSKCGAIIYADKVPIDKQTYMAAQACGESALDFALYGGEDFELVYTVSKERSKKAYGYCVGEITKGKGIYLKKDNRLTKLTKFGYDHFKKQ, encoded by the coding sequence GTGACAAAGCTTAGCGGAGAGTTTGAGTTAATAAAACATATTGCTGCTCGCGCAGTAAGAAAGGAAGTAATCTGCGGCATAGGAGATGATGCTGCTGTAATAAAATATGGTAACAAGTTTCTTTTATTAACAACGGACACTATTGTTGAACATGATCATTTTTCTTTTTCCTATTTTACGCCTGAGCAGATTGGCATAAAAGCCATTGAAAGTAATTTTTCCGATATTGCTGCAATGGGAGGTGTGCCTTTGTATGTATTGGTTTCTCTTGTATTAAAATCTGATTCAACAATGCATATGGTTGAGGAAATATACAAGGGGATGAGAAATAGGTGCAAAAAGCATAATGTCGATATAATAGGAGGCGACACTACACACGGAAATGCGAATGTTATTACTATAACTTTGATAGGTGAAACAGATAAAAAGCATCTTTGTATGAGAAAAGATGCAAAGTCGGGTGACCTCATATTTGTAACAGGACTTCTTGGCGCATCAACAGCAGGCTTGCATCTCTTTAGAAAAGGAATAAATGGATTTAAAGTGACTAAAAGATGCCACACTACCCCTCAATCAAGGCTGGATGTATCGTGGGAGATTGCAGGCTATGCCAATGCAATGGAGGATATAAGTGACGGGCTTGCCTCTGAGCTCAGAAATATCTCCGAGCAGAGCAAATGCGGAGCTATTATATATGCAGATAAAGTTCCCATAGATAAGCAGACTTATATGGCTGCTCAGGCTTGCGGGGAAAGCGCTTTGGATTTTGCTCTTTATGGAGGAGAGGATTTTGAGCTTGTTTATACTGTTTCAAAAGAAAGAAGCAAAAAAGCATACGGCTACTGTGTCGGCGAAATTACTAAGGGTAAGGGTATTTATCTGAAAAAAGACAATAGACTAACAAAACTCACGAAGTTTGGATATGACCATTTCAAAAAGCAATAA
- the waaF gene encoding lipopolysaccharide heptosyltransferase II, producing the protein MGRKILIIKPSSMGDIIHALPVLATLRKHYPKAEIAWIVKNKFSGLLAENPDLTDVIPFDNNSFLQLINILRKKKFDVALDLQGLFRSGILAYFSKASRRIGFSKINSRELSHIFYNHKVTPPQKAVHVVDKNLSLLEPLGISEYIYDFKIPISAQDLRFAKDFFTSEKLVPKRDKIIMLNPGAGWPTKRWPAENFPRLADKLTKDSSANSNANAKVIISWGPQEKGLIENIKSNENNRIAIMPQSTIKQLAAIIKSCDLFVGSDTGPTHLAAALEVPVVGLYGPSDPKRNGPYGTKNIIIQKDIPCASCWKRKCDRIDCMKNISVDEVFEACMKLLVTK; encoded by the coding sequence TTGGGGAGAAAAATCTTAATCATCAAACCCTCCTCAATGGGTGATATTATTCACGCTCTGCCGGTACTTGCAACATTGAGAAAACACTATCCTAAAGCAGAAATCGCATGGATTGTTAAAAACAAATTCTCTGGTTTATTAGCAGAGAATCCTGATCTAACAGATGTCATTCCCTTTGATAACAACAGTTTTTTACAATTAATCAACATACTGCGCAAAAAGAAGTTTGATGTAGCGCTGGACCTTCAGGGATTATTCAGAAGCGGAATTTTAGCTTATTTCAGTAAGGCAAGCCGCAGGATCGGCTTCAGTAAGATTAACAGTCGCGAATTGAGTCATATATTCTACAATCATAAAGTAACTCCGCCTCAAAAAGCTGTTCATGTAGTGGATAAAAATCTAAGCTTACTTGAACCACTGGGCATATCTGAATATATATATGATTTTAAAATTCCTATATCCGCGCAGGATTTAAGATTTGCGAAAGATTTTTTTACATCAGAGAAACTAGTTCCAAAGAGGGATAAAATCATTATGTTGAATCCTGGCGCCGGATGGCCAACAAAGCGCTGGCCAGCTGAAAACTTTCCGCGTCTTGCAGATAAATTAACAAAAGATAGCAGTGCTAATAGCAATGCTAATGCAAAGGTAATTATCTCATGGGGCCCTCAAGAAAAAGGTTTAATAGAAAACATTAAAAGCAACGAGAACAACAGAATTGCAATAATGCCTCAATCCACTATAAAACAACTTGCAGCAATAATTAAGAGCTGTGATCTTTTTGTTGGCTCTGACACAGGCCCTACTCATCTTGCAGCTGCATTAGAAGTTCCTGTTGTTGGCCTGTACGGTCCGTCGGACCCTAAAAGAAATGGCCCGTATGGAACAAAGAATATTATTATTCAGAAAGATATACCATGTGCCTCATGCTGGAAGAGGAAATGTGATAGAATTGATTGCATGAAGAATATATCCGTTGACGAAGTATTTGAAGCGTGTATGAAACTAC
- the thiC gene encoding phosphomethylpyrimidine synthase ThiC produces MTLLEAAKKRIITKDIKIVAKKEGIDANRLVQRIAAGEIVIPKSKKHKFSPIGIGSGLMVKINANIGTSPKDADIKKELKKLRVAIKSGADAVMDLSTGGDLNKIRRTIIKESSVPVGTVPVYQVMVEKKHIARISKEDILNTIRIHGEQGVDFITVHCGFTRDCIPLLKNRITGVVSRGGTFIMRWMQYHGRENPLFEYYDEVMDIAKEYDMTLSLGDGLRPGCIADATDKAQIKELKNLGILAERARNRGVQAMIEGPGHIPLNQIEKNIKLQKKYCKNAPFYVLGPLVTDIAPGYDHITCAIGGTLAAYYGASFLCYVTPAEHLSLPTEADVKEGVIATKIAAHAADVARGHKKALDWDRRMSVSRKKLDWEGMIALSIDPEKAREYRKHSRIGKDEECTMCGEFCVMKDWQRDKA; encoded by the coding sequence ATGACATTACTTGAGGCGGCAAAGAAGCGTATCATTACAAAAGATATAAAAATAGTAGCTAAAAAAGAAGGAATAGACGCAAATAGATTAGTTCAAAGAATTGCTGCAGGAGAAATAGTTATTCCTAAAAGCAAAAAGCATAAATTTTCTCCAATAGGTATTGGATCTGGTTTAATGGTAAAGATAAATGCAAATATAGGTACGTCTCCAAAGGATGCAGATATTAAAAAGGAGTTGAAAAAACTCCGTGTTGCAATTAAGTCTGGTGCTGATGCAGTCATGGATTTAAGCACAGGAGGCGATCTGAATAAGATACGCAGGACAATTATTAAAGAATCAAGCGTACCAGTGGGAACTGTCCCTGTTTATCAGGTAATGGTAGAAAAAAAGCATATTGCTAGGATAAGCAAAGAAGATATATTAAATACAATTCGAATACACGGTGAGCAGGGGGTTGATTTTATAACTGTTCACTGCGGATTCACAAGAGATTGCATTCCTCTGTTGAAAAACAGAATAACCGGTGTTGTGTCCAGAGGAGGAACTTTTATAATGAGATGGATGCAGTATCACGGCAGGGAAAATCCGTTATTTGAGTATTATGATGAGGTCATGGACATAGCAAAAGAATATGATATGACTCTGAGTCTTGGGGATGGCCTGAGGCCTGGATGCATTGCAGATGCAACAGATAAAGCACAGATAAAAGAACTTAAGAATCTCGGTATATTAGCTGAAAGAGCTCGGAATAGAGGGGTTCAGGCAATGATAGAAGGGCCCGGACATATTCCATTGAATCAGATTGAGAAGAACATAAAGCTTCAGAAAAAATATTGCAAGAATGCGCCGTTTTATGTTCTTGGCCCGCTTGTAACAGATATTGCGCCGGGATACGATCATATAACATGCGCAATAGGAGGAACCCTTGCTGCATATTATGGAGCATCTTTTTTATGTTATGTTACTCCTGCAGAACACTTGAGCCTGCCGACAGAAGCCGATGTAAAAGAAGGTGTAATTGCCACAAAGATAGCTGCGCATGCAGCGGATGTGGCAAGGGGACATAAAAAAGCTTTGGACTGGGATAGGAGAATGTCTGTAAGCAGGAAGAAACTGGATTGGGAAGGCATGATAGCTCTTTCAATAGATCCTGAAAAAGCAAGGGAATATAGAAAACACAGCAGAATAGGTAAAGATGAAGAGTGCACAATGTGTGGAGAGTTTTGTGTAATGAAGGACTGGCAACGTGACAAAGCTTAG
- a CDS encoding type II secretion system protein, translating to MIKFFRKRTGFTLVEMLAVIAIIALLAGMLLPALSKARIRARVAKAKAEMLNIRVSIEQYYADYSTYPTNMRVTANKGLNKLTEDTKSYMSSVPTDPFDSSSYYKYYCNDEVDATYDTATAWVLFSVGPDKVPEGSAYSDFVNPSGDLLKTEYSAKNETNAGNIYLQGP from the coding sequence ATGATAAAGTTTTTTCGCAAAAGAACGGGTTTTACACTTGTTGAGATGCTTGCTGTAATTGCAATAATAGCTCTGCTTGCAGGCATGCTGCTTCCAGCTTTATCAAAGGCGCGGATAAGGGCAAGGGTTGCAAAGGCTAAGGCTGAAATGCTGAATATCAGGGTTTCTATAGAGCAGTACTACGCGGATTATTCAACTTATCCGACAAATATGAGAGTTACAGCTAATAAGGGATTAAATAAGTTAACAGAGGATACAAAATCCTATATGAGCAGTGTTCCAACAGACCCTTTTGATTCCAGTAGTTATTATAAGTATTATTGTAACGATGAAGTGGATGCAACCTATGATACAGCAACAGCATGGGTGCTTTTTAGTGTTGGACCGGACAAAGTCCCTGAGGGTTCAGCTTATAGTGATTTTGTGAATCCCAGTGGTGATCTTCTTAAAACCGAATACTCTGCAAAGAATGAAACAAACGCAGGGAATATATATTTACAGGGGCCGTAA